The genomic stretch CCCGAGCTGCTTACCACTATGGGATTCTTAAGCGTTAGTCCAAGATACTTTACTTCTAATGATCTCATTCGAATATAATTTTTGGGTTAGATGGAACCCGCATGTAAGGCTATATTCAGACCTGTTTGCGACTGCTAGTCTTGCGGGTTTCATGGTTTAAGTCGACATTTCAAAATATACTAGGCAATATAGCCAAATCATTTGGAAGAGTAAACCCTGCCTCCAAATATTGCAGAACCAACGCGCACAATGGTACTTCCTTCGGCAATAGCCAGCGAATAGTCGTCGGACATACCCATCGATATCTCCTTAAAGTGCGCATCACCGGCAAAGTAGCGCTGCTTAATCTTGGTAAATATTTCCTTCAGATGGCGGAACTCGTAGCTTACCTGCTCCTGATTATCGGTAAAGGTGGCCATGCCCATTACCCCCACCATGCGTACGTTACGCAACTCGGCTAGCGCTCCCGATTCCAAGAACTCCGACAAATCAGCATAGTCAAAGCCAAACTTAGTCTCCTCCTCGGCAATGTGCATTTGGAAGAGGCAGTCTACTACCCGTCCGTTTTTGGCCGCCTCCTTGTCGATTACCGCCAGCAGCTTAGGCGAGTCTACCGAATGGATTAGCGACACAAAGGGGGCAATATACTTCACCTTGTTGGTTTGCAGGTGGCCAATCATATGCCACTCGATATCCTTGGGCAGATCGTTCCACTTCTGAGTCAGCTCCTGCGGCTTATTCTCGCCAAACACGCGCTGTCCGGCACGGTAAGCCTCCTCGATGGCCTCGTTGGGCTTGGTCTTCGATACGGCTACCAGCTTAACCTCGTTGGGAATTCCCTTACGTACTAGGTTTAAATTTTCTATGATGCTCATCACTCTACAATTTCTGAACCCAAAGGTATCAAAGCCATCGAAAAAAGTAAAATATTATTCGATATACGTTATATCTGGCTCCTATTTATTGCCAACAATGGGTTGATGCCCGCCTTATGAGGCCCTAAAAATGGACGACAGCTGATGGGTGTCCACCTCCGAGCTCCTAAAAATAGAAAACAGCTGATGGGTGTTCACCTCCGAACTCCTAGAAATAGAAAACAGCTGATGGGTGTCGGCTTCAGAACTCCTGAAAATGAAAAAAACTGCTGATGGGTGTGCTTCAAGCGACAACACAGCCTAACAGTACCAATTTTTTACTACATTTGGTTGCAAGCGGCCTTCCTTTAAGGCTACCGATATCCCCCAAATACTATAGCTACAAATAAAATGATAACGCTACCACAGCAAGATACCCCCACCGATTTCTCGCTAGTTTTTTACGAAAACCCAGCCGAAACAATAAAGAGCCGGATCAGCTTTACGCAAAATGTCTTCAGCTTTTTGGTGGAAGGCTACAAGGAGATATACGCGCAAACACCCAAATTCATAACGGGAAACGAATTTGCCCTAGTAACCTCGTCGTGCTGCCTAATGACGGAGAAAAGAAGGCTGGAGGAAAGGGCATATAACAGCGTGCTGCTCTTCTTTAGCAACGAAGCGCTCAAGGCATTTCAGCT from Alistipes sp. ZOR0009 encodes the following:
- a CDS encoding YggS family pyridoxal phosphate-dependent enzyme translates to MSIIENLNLVRKGIPNEVKLVAVSKTKPNEAIEEAYRAGQRVFGENKPQELTQKWNDLPKDIEWHMIGHLQTNKVKYIAPFVSLIHSVDSPKLLAVIDKEAAKNGRVVDCLFQMHIAEEETKFGFDYADLSEFLESGALAELRNVRMVGVMGMATFTDNQEQVSYEFRHLKEIFTKIKQRYFAGDAHFKEISMGMSDDYSLAIAEGSTIVRVGSAIFGGRVYSSK